ACTATTTGCCGCCACTCCTCCAGCTAAAACTAAATGTTTTATATCCTTATCAACGATTGCTCGGAAAGTTTTTTCTACCAGTACATCAACAACAGCTTCTTGAAAACTAGCAGCCATATCTTCCTTTTTAATGACTTCGCTTCGCCTAGCAGCATTGTGTAAGGTGTTGATCACAGCCGACTTAAGACCGCTAAAACTAAAGTCATAGGGTTCGTCCATTAAGGCTCTTGGTAAAGGAATAATCGGTTTCCCTTGCTTTGCTAATCGGTCGATATGAGGACCACCAGGATATGGAAGATGTAATGCCCGCGCTACTTTATCGTATGCTTCCCCAGCGGCATCGTCCCTTGTTTCTCCTAACACTTCAAATTCCAAGTGATCTCTCATATAAACGAGTTCAGTATGCCCTCCTGATACAACTAATGCAATAAGCGGAAATTTCATTGGCGTTACTAACTGATTGGCGTAAATATGTCCTGCAATATGATGAACACCGATTAGAGGTATTCCTTTTGCAAATGCAATCGCTTTAGCTGCAGATAATCCCACTAATAACGCCCCAATTAATCCAGGACCATAAGTGACAGCGATCGCATCGATCTCATCCAAGGAAAGGTTTGCTTCTTGTAAAGCCTCTTCTAAAATATAATTGATTCCTTCCACATGTTTCCGTGATGCAACTTCAGGTACAACTCCACCAAAACGTTTATGGATGTCGATCTGCGATGATACCACATTTGATAGAATCCGTTGTCCGTCTTCAACGATCGCAACAGACGTTTCATCACAACTGGTTTCAATTGCTAAGATCCTTATTGGATATTCTAAATCTCCACTTAAAACTTTTTCTTTCTTTTCCTTGATGATTTCATTCCAATGTTTATTCATAAATTCACCCACATAATGATCGCATCTTCAAAGGTATCTGCATAATAATTTTTGCGTATTCCTTCTTCTTTGAACCCGAGTTTTTTATAAAGTGAGATGGCAATGTGATTGGATATGCGTACTTCTAGTGTCATACGATTGGCCCCTAATCCTTTGGCAGTGGCCATTAAATATCTCATCAGTAATTCACCTAATTTCATTCCCCTAACCTCTGGAGAAATGGCAACGTTGGTAATATGAGCCTCATCAAAAATTAACCACATTCCAACATATCCAACAATTCTTTCATCGAATTCCAAAACAAAATAGTATGCATACTGATTGTTTGTTAATTCACTGAAAAAGGCTTGTCGAGACCATGGAGTTGGAAAGGATAATTGTTCTACACGCCAAATTTGGTCAATATCATCAATCGTCGCTCTCCGAATTTGAATTCGATCCATATCCATTATCTTCACCTATGTAGAGCTTTGCTTCTTTTGTTTTTCAAGCCATTTCACTTCCGCTTCCGCTAACTGTAAGTATTCTGGTACAAAGTCAAACACATTATCTACACGACCACGCTCATATTCCTTTTTCGCTAAGTAACCTATTATACTTGGACGTGGAATTCCAAATGGAGGTTCACTGATTACTGCTTTTTCTCCTAAAGCCTCCTTGATCTTTTCCTGATGGAGTGTTACATCATCACCGACAAACAGAACTTGTTCGTCTCTTTCTCTTAATCTTTCTAGCCAATCTGTAAGCAAGATGATTCGATCAACTTCAAGATTTTTCCATTCCGTCTGTTGCTTTTGGTATAATCCTGTATAAACTTGTCCCCTTCTTGCATCGATCATTGGGGAGATCAAACCTTTAAATTCCTTGTTTTGATAGGCCATTGCCTCTAATGTTGAGATTCCTATGATTGGTTTATTTAACGACCAAGCCAATGTTTTGGCAGTGGTGACACCGATTCTTACTCCCGTATAAGAACCAGGACCTTGTGCGATTGCAACCAAATCAATTTCTTCTGGTTTCCAATCTACTTCTTGAAACAATAGTTCAATCGATGGCATTAAGCGAACGGAATGGTTTGTCTTTACATTTGTCGTGATTTCGCCATATACCTTTTGATCATCTAATAGTGCAACACCCATGACTGACGTGGAAGTATCAAGTGCTAATATTTTCATGTTGGAAAAACTCCTTGCACAACTCTCGATATTGGTCGCCAATTGGTTCAAACTGAATCAATCGTCGATTTTCAGCTTCTAATCGGGAAATTTTAATATTTAATAACTCTTTTGGGAGAAATTCCCGAATGTTTTCTGCCCATTCTACGACAGTAACTCCTTCGCCAAAAAAATACTCTTCAAATCCTAAATCCTCATGTTCATCCTCTAAACGATACACATCCATGTGATATAAAGGTAACCGACCTTGATATTCTTTAATGATGTTGAATGTTGGACTATTGACGGTCTGTTGTATTTCTAGGCCTTTTGCCAAACCTTGCGTAAAACTCGTCTTTCCAGCACCAAGATCACCTTCTAATGTAATGACATTACCCGGTTTCAGATATTTTGCCAATCGCTTAGCGATTTCTTGTGTTTCATTTATATTGTTCGTAATCATCTGGTAAGGATTCATGCTTTTCTTCATCCTTTGAATCATTTATTTCTAATATTTTTCCAAGTCTTTGCTATTTTTTACTGAAGCTAATATACAGTATTTCATTTTACCATATCTTTCTTCCTTTTGCTAAGGATTCAAAATCTAAGGTTTGAAAGAAATCAATTTAGGCGTTTAAATATGTGCAAATCCAAAAAAAAGGCCTGTAGTATGATTGTACTACAAGCCTAACACAGAAGTATGATCTCTGTCTGGCTGACAGATTATAAGCACATCATTAGAATGTTTTTCACATCATTTTCTGTTAGTTTCTTAAACCCGCCTATCGTACCGTCACGAGTTGCTTTTTTTGCCATGACTTCAATATTTTCATCACCAATATTATAATCACGAAGGGTTGCAGGAGCACCAATAGAATTAAAGAATTCTCTTGTTCTTGCAATTCCTTCAAGAGCAATCTCCCGATCTGACTTCCCTTCAGTGGAGACATTCCACACACGGATTGCATATTGTTTGAATTTCTCAATATTCTCTTCATACACATATTTCATCCAGTTAGGGAAGATAATCGCTAATCCGCCCCCATGAGGAATATCATAAATGGCGCTTACTTCATGCTCAATACCATGAGTTGCCCAATCAGTTTCTTTGCCTATACGAATTAATCCATTTAAAGCAAGGGTTCCCGCTAACAAGATATTAGCTCTTGCATCATAATCATTTGGGTTTTCAATGACAATAGGTGCTTGTTCGATCACGGTTCTTAAAATGGATTCACTAATCTGATCTTGCAAAGGTGTATTCGGTGTATGGCTAAAGTATTGTTCAAAAACATGCGCCATAATATCAACAATCCCATAAACGGTTTGATCTTTTGGAACAGAATAGGTATACGTTGGATCAAGAACTGAAAATTTAGGATAGAGGAAAGGACTTCCTACCCCTATTTTTTCTTGTGTTTCCCAATTTGTTACAACCGAATTTCCATTCATCTCAGAACCTGTAGCAGCTAATGTTAATACTGTTCCAAGAGGTAATGCGTCTTGAATCGTTGCTTTTCCCGAATAGAAATCCCAAACATCACCATCATACTTTGCACCTGCGCAAATGGCTTTCGAAGCATCTAACACACTTCCTCCACCCACAGCTAATACAATATCTACATTTTCTTTTTTACAAATCTCGATCCCTTTTTTAACGGTAGTAAGTCGAGGATTTGGTTCAACTCCAGCTAGTTCATGAATGGTTAATCCTTCTTTTTTGAGTAGTCCTATTACCTGATCAAACAGTCCAGAACGTTTAACACTTCCACCACCAGTTACGACCAAAACAGTTTTACCGAATTTTACTGTTTCTCTTCCTACATTCTTCACTTGATCTTTACCAAAGAGAATTTTCGTTGGATTATAAAATATAAAGTTATCCATTATTATGTACCACTCCAATCCAAATTAAATTTTGTACATATAAAAAAACTTCCATCGAAGTCCTTTCGAAGAAGTAGTCGAGTCCTTCTTTAGCGGAAGTTTTTTATGCCGATAGTTCAAGTTTAACTTTGCATTATTAATTTAATGAAGTTAAACTTTCCTATACGGTAAAAAAGCACCCATCGGGTACTTACAATTATTATAGCTTATTTTCAGTGAATATGGAAACTATATATGTTCCTAAAAATAAATGGAGCGGGTGATGGGAATCGAACCCACGCCGCCAGCTTGGAAGGCTGGAGTTCTACCATTGAACTACACCCGCTTACTTACGTTCTTATTCAATTGCTGGTCGGGATGACAGGATTCGAACCTGCGACCCCCTGGTCCCAAACCAGGTGCTCTACCAAGCTGAGCCACATCCCGTAAATATAAATGGCGCGTCCTGAGAGATTCGAACTCCCGACCTTCTGATTCGTAGTCAGACACTCTATCCAGCTGAGCTAAGGACGCGTATTTTGTTAAAAATTAGATATTGTTTATATGATGGTGCGGTCGGCGAGACTCGAACTCGCACGATCGAAGATCACTACCCCCTCAAGATAGCGTGTCTGCCAATTCCACCACGACCGCATCTTGGTAAAGCAAACATTTATCAGCGACAAAGAATATGATAACATGATTGATATTCAATGTCAATAGGAGATAGTCAATCATTTTTTACCAATAATTCAAAAAGATTACAAAACACATCTATTAGGAAGTAACTCGATATTGAATTTAGTGGCTAATGGTGCGGGTGAAGGGAGTCGAACCCCCACGCCAAAGGCGCTAGATCCTAAGTCTAGTGCGTCTGCCAATTCCGCCACACCCGCAAATAAAAATGGTGAGCCATACAGGATTCGAACCTGTGACACCCTGATTAAAAGTCAGGTGCTCTACCTGCTGAGCTAATGGCTCACGAAAATGGCTGGGCTAGTAGGATTCGAACCTACGCATGACGGAGTCAAAGTCCGTTGCCTTACCGCTTGGCTATAGCCCAATATGATAATGGGGCGACCGATGGGGATCGAACCCATGCGTGCCGGAGCCACAATCCGGTGCGTTAACCACTTCGCCACGGCCGCCATAGTATAAATCATTCAGAAATTGACCATCTTATTTTTCCATTAGTCGATTTCTAACTGTTTAAGCTATTTTATGGCGGAGCTGACGGGATTCGAACCCGCGGTCTCCTGCGTGACAGGCAGGCATGTTAGGCCTCTACACCACAGCTCCAAGTATAAATGGTGGACGATGACGGGATCGAACCGCCGACCCCCTGCTTGTAAGGCAGGTGCTCTCCCAGCTGAGCTAATCGTCCAAACGGTTTTCAGATGTCAGAAATCGGATGTCAGATTGAATGTTTTCCTTTAGCCTCAGATCTATTTTATGGTGACCCGTAGGGGATACACTCACTTCGTTCGTGACTACGACATCGAATCGCTGCGTCGCTTTTCTCCTTGCTCTTCGTGTCTCCGACGTCCCCACGCTTGCTGTCACAAGCTGGTTTCGAATCCCTTGATCGAAGTATCGCAAGGATGGTGACCCGTAGGGGATTCGAACCCCTGTTACCGCCGTGAAAGGGCGGTGTCTTAACCACTTGACCAACGGGCCGTAGAAAATGGCGGAGAGAGAGGGATTCGAACCCTCGCTGGGCATTCACCCACTAACGGTTTAGCAAACCGTCCTCTTCGGCCTCTTGAGTATCTCTCCGAATGGCTCCTCGTGCAGGACTCGAACCTGCGACAACTCGGTTAACAGCCGAGTGCTCTACCGACTGAGCTAACGAGGAACAATATTTCATTGCAATAGCGACTTTTATAATTTATCATATCCAAGTTTAGATTGTCAATACTTGCCCGATATTTTTTTAGTTTATATATCAATCGATTTTTTTCATCATTAATGGACCTTTACACTTTCCACATCGATAACGATTTAGTTTAATTTTATATTTACGAAGATATGTTTGTCCACATTTTTGGCAAATAAGACGGTAACGATAAGGTCTTTCATTACTTTTTACTAAAGGTTTTGAATAACGACTTCCTCCCGTCTGTTCTAAACATTGTTTAAATTCTCGATCTTTATGTTTGTATCCCTTGCCCTGTAAGTGCAAATGATAATGGCATAATTCATGTTTAATGATTTGAACTAATTCTTCTATTCCATACTGCTCATACGATTTGCGATTGAATTCAAGATGATGGCTCTTTGTAAGGTATCTTCCACCTGTTGTTTTCAATCTTGGATTAAAAGTTGCTTGATGTAAGAAAGGGAGAGAAAAATATTTGAGCGAAATTTGCTCTACCAATTTTTGTAGTTCTTTTTGTTCCATTAACTTTCACCCTGCTTCGTCAAAAATAAGAACCTAGGTTTACGTTTTTACATAGAATATCTTGAATCAATCTTATAGAGAGGGATCATGATGCCTGATTGGTTACGCCGTCAATTCTCCCAAGCCTTTTATTTTAAAGATAAGTATCGTATTAAATTATTAAATGATTTTTGGTTTACCTTTCTTGAAAAGGAAAAAAATAAAGAAAAAAATCTAGGCTAATACCATACAAGGGCATTAGCCTTTATCTTTTCAATTAATCGATAGACGACTTGGCTTCATTGTGAGGCTAATTCTTTTGCGTTTCACATCCGTCTGTAGTACCCATACATCAACAATATCACCAACGGATACGACATCTAATGGATGTTTCACATATTGATCACTTAATTCCGAGATATGAACAAGTCCGTCTTCTTTCACGCCAATATCAACAAAAACGCCAAAATCCACAATGTTTCGAACTGTACCTTTTAACCTCATTCCTGTTTTCAGATCTTCAATTTTCAGTACATCTTTATGGAAGATTGGTTTTGGTAAATCATCACGAGGATCTCGAACAGGACGAATTAAATTTTCAACGATATCTTCAAGGGTTAGCAGTCCAATTCCTAACTTTTCACTCATGTTCTTCAGATCAATTTTCGAAATCCGTTCTTTTAATGTCGGCGTTCCGATTTCTTCCTTAGGAATACCTAGCGAATCCAATAAAGCATAAGTCGCTTCATAAGACTCTGGATGAATCGATGTTTTATCCAAAGGATTTAACCCATCAATCCGGAGAAAACCGATTGCTTGTTCATAGGTTTTGGCTCCAAAACGAGGAACCTTTTTTAAATCTTCGCGGCTTTTAAACTGGCCATTTTTTTCTCGATAAGCCACTAAATTTTTGGCCACTGTTTTGTTCATTCCCGAAATGTACTGTAATAAAGAAACCGATGCTGTATTGGCATCTACCCCGACATAGTTTACTACGGATTCGACAACATTTTTCAAGCTTTCTTCAAGTTTCTTTTGCGTTACGTCATGTTGATATTGGCCTACTCCGACAGATTTCGGTTCGATTTTGACAAGTTCTGCTAAAGGATCCTGTAGTCTCCGAGCAATTGAAATCGCACTTCGTTCAGAAACATCAAGATCAGGAAATTCTTCACGGGCTATTTCTGATGCAGAATAAACACTAGCACCTGCCTCACTAATAATGATATAAGCAAGATTTTCACTAGATTCTCGAATAAAATCAGCTACGAATTGTTCTGTTTCCCGAGAAGCCGTACCATTTCCTATCACAAAAATCTCGATCCCATAACGATCTACTAAATCTCTTAATACCTTTTTTGATTCTTCAATCTTATTTTGTGGTGGAGTCGGATAAATCACTCGAATATCTTTCACATTTCCAATTGGATCAACAACGGCCAATTTACAACCAGTTCGGTAAGCAGGGTCAATTCCCAATACCATTTTCCCTTTGATCGGCGGTTGTAGTAATAATTGCCGCAAATTGGATGCAAAAATATGGATCGCTTGATCTTCGGCTTTTTCTGTTAAGACTTGTCTTACTTCTCTTTCCACCGCAGGTGCGATTAGACGCTTATAACTATCCTCAATGATCTCTCTTACAATCGTTGGGATCATCTTAAATAGATGGAAAGGTTTAAACTTTCGTGCGATGCCTTGATAGATCGGCTCTTCATCAAGTACAATTCTTACTTTTAACATATCTTCTTTTTCGCCTCGATTAATGGCTAATACTCGATGATGCCGAATTTGTTTGATAGGCTCCTTATAGTCATAATACATTTCATAAACGCTTTCTTGTTCCTTATCCTTAGCCTGAACCTCGATAATCCCATGATCTGTAGTATAAGCCCGTATCCATTGCCGTACGCTTGGATCATCCGAAATCATTTCAGCGATAATATCTTTACCCCCTTGAATCACATTTTCAGTCGTATATAGCTCTTTCTCAGGGGCGAGATAGCTAATAGCAATCTTTTCAATCTGATTAATTTTCATTGGATCAAGCATAGCAATAGCAAATGGCTCTAACCCTTTTTCTTTGGCCACACTCGCTCTAGTCTTTCTCTTTGGTTTAAATGGACGATAGAGATCTTCCACCTGTTGTAATTTTGTTGCTCGTTCGATTTCTTTCTGCAAATCCCCTGTTAATTTTCCTTGTTCACCAATCAAACGAAGCACTTCTTGTTTGCGCTCATGTAACGCTTTTAAATAGTTTGATCGTTCTTCAATTTGTCGTAACTTTTCTTCATCTAAACCACCTGTCATTTCTTTTCGATAACGAGCAATAAACGGAATGGTATTCCCATCATCAAGTAGATGAAGTACTTGTCTTACCTGCTGTTCCCTTAATTGTAATTCCTCTACGACTTGTCTTATGATAAATTCCAATGAGTCCATATTTTCCCCCTCATATCAAAAAAAGCTTCTAGTTGAAGCTCTCTTCATTTCACCAAACAATCGGATATTGCCCATTTCTTCGAGACTTCTGACCTCTGACTTCTGATTCCCAACTTCTGTTTGCATAGAAAAAGAGGGTTTCTGCAAACCCCTCTTTCGTATCAAAAATCGATTAAACCTAGGCTAATTTGAATTCCTTCATTAATTTTCGCCATCATTTCATCATCTAGATGGGTAATCTTATCTGTAAGCCTTTGTTTATCTATCGTTCGAATTTGTTCTAATAAAATGACAGAGTCACGTTCCAATCCATATTGCTTAGCATCAATCTCCACATGGGTCGGTAACTTTGCCTTTTGGATTTGGGCCGTTATGGCTGCGACGATCACTGTCGGACTAAAACGATTCCCTATGTTATTTTGAATGACTAGGACAGGGCGTACCCCACCTTGTTCTGATCCTACTACAGGGGATAGATCCGCAAAAAAAACGTCGCCACGTTTTACAATCAAATGTTACACCCCGCTTACTAAGCGGTCTAAAGCAGTATCGGCTTCTTCTTCTAATAAAAAGGATTCTGAGGCAAGATTCAAATTAATTTTTGCCATTTCCATATACCCTTTTTGCATACTTTCCCGGATCGTTTGTTTTCTTCTTTCTTTTAAATATAGCTTCATTGCCTCACGAATGAGTTCACTACGGTTTGATTTTTCTTTTTTTGCTACTCCATCTACCTCTTGTAGTAGGTTTTGAGGTAAGCTGATCATAATTCGTTTCGTATTGGACACTCTTTGCACCCCCACCTAAAATCAAACAACACATTCATTATTCCTTTTTTTTCATAATACCATTATGTCGAAAACCATGCAAAATTATACTTTGAAATATTGGATAAAAACAATAACCTTATTATATCAATTATTCGTTGTTTTTGGCAAAATTCCTTCCGTTAGTTTTTTCCTTTTTTTGTTCGAAAAAATGATATTGGAAATAACTTAAAATAGGTAAAATGATTAAAAGGTATGCATAGGGTAAATAATCCAAAACTGAAATATTAAGAGCAACTGCCAAAAGTATTGCATTTAAATTCCATGGAATAAGTCCAGCAACAACCATTCCAGAATCAGAAATTATCCGATTTAATAGCTCTGGTTTAAGCTGAAATCTTTGATAATGCTCATATAAGACTTTACCAGGGACAATAATCGCCATTGCCTGTGTCGATGATAGAATTGCCGACAAAATACTAACCACCATCGTTTTTCCTACTAAGGATAATGGAGTGGTCAGGGAGTCGATCAACCTTTTCAAAATGGTAGCTAGTATACCAGATGCCTCTAGCACCCCTAAAAACGCCCCCGCGACAAAAATAAGAAATACTTGGTTTAACATATTCAGTCCTCCGCCATACAAAGAACCGTTATACGAATAGCCAAATATCCCATACTTCATTAGATTATTCCATGATTGTCCTTGATATAAATATGCAAGAATTGCACCACTTATAATCCCAAATAAAAAATTTGTTTTTGTAGGTATACGAAAAATAGCAAATATAAGGATACCGATTGGCGGTAGTAACAGTATTGGCGAGAGAACTGGATGCATCGCTTTAATTTTTAAGCGAGCACCTTCCACAAGGTTTGATCCATGTAACTCCATTCCATTTTTTAATAAAAAATAAATAATGGTTGTAATGACCATGGCAGGAATTAAAGTTTTCAACAATTCCTTTAGATTCTCATGATAATCAGTTTTTGTAATAATCGTATTCATTTGTTGAGCAGAGGAAAGAGGGCTTGTTCGATCTCCTACAAAAGCACCAGATACTAATGCTCCCGCGACAAGAGACGGATTAATCCCTAAACGATGAGCAATTCCCATAAAGGCTACTCCTACTGTACTCATTGTTCCTACCGAAGTCCCTAATAGCATTGAAACCATTGAACTAACAAGAAAACTAATAACAACCAAGTATTTAGGACGAATAATCGCTAAACCATAATAAACTAAAGCATCAATGGTTCCACTACTTGACCAAATGGCAATTAAAACTCCAATAAGGATCATGATAATAACAATCATAAAGATTGATTTGATCCCCTGGTAAGAGGAAAGGATGAATTCTTTCAGTCTCTTATGATAGTAAAAAGCGATACCTAATGAGAGAACATAGCCAAATAATAATGGTATATATAAAGGGAGTTTAAAAAGAAATACACTCATTACTAGAAAAGAAACTGTTAGTAAAATCGGAATGATGGCTGCGATAAATGGAATGGAAGTATTCGATTTCATCACTTCATCTGCCTAACAAATAATGACTAATTTTGATGATTTGACCATTCTTATAATAAACACGTGGTATGCGATAACCTACCGATGTTGCTAATTCATAATTAATCGTTTCTAACAGTTTCGCATGGTCATCCATACGGAGTACAGAACCTTGTTGCTCTCCGTAAATAACCACTTCATCGCCTTCTTTCACATTAGGTATCTCCGTAACATCAACCATTGTTTGATCCATACAAACCCGCCCAAGGATCGGTGCCTTTTTACCATGAATAAGAACATACCCTTTATTTGATAATCCTCGTGGAAAACCATCTGCGTAACCGATTGGTATTGTAGCGACAATCGATTTTTTCTCTACTTTATAAGTAGCTCCATAACTGATGGTTTGCCCTGGATTTACTTTTTTTATAAAACTGATCTTTGTTTTTAATGTCATCACGGGTTTTAATTGTTGTGGACGAATTCCGACTTCATCTGATGGTAGCATACCATATAAACTAATCCCTAATCTCACCATATTTTGCGGTAAATCGGGTAGATCAATCATCGCCGCGCTATTGGATATGTGGATGATTGGGATTTCTTGAAATTTTTCAATCAAATGAACGGCTTCAATAAATCGTTGATATTGAAGTCTTGTGAACCCCTTATCCTTTTCATCTGCCGTTGCAAAATGAGTGAATACCCCTTCTAGTTCAATCCAAGGAGAAGAACGAATGATTTCATAATAAGAGTTTACATCTTCAGGATATACCCCAATCCGTCCCATCCCGGTTTCAATCTTTAGATGGACTTTTAATGGTTTCCTCAGCTTCTCGCCAATTTGATTAATCCGTTCTAATACATCCTTCGTAAAAACAGTAACCCGAATATCATAACGAAATGCTTCTTCGATTGCTTCTACAGGCGTATGCCCTAAAATAAGAATCCGATCTACAACCCCTGCTTTTCGTAGTTGAATCGCTTCGTCGATAAAGGCAACTGCGAAGTTCCGAATTCCAATTGATTGAAGATGATGTACAACTGGTATAACACCGTGACCATAAGCATTGGCTTTTACGACAGCCATAATTTCTACCTGCTTTGGAAGATGGTTTCGAAAAAAAAGAATATTATCCGTCATCGCATCAAGATTTATTTCTGCCACTGTCGGCCGGTAATAGGGTACATTCATCTAATACACCTCTATTTCTTCAG
This Tepidibacillus fermentans DNA region includes the following protein-coding sequences:
- the alr gene encoding alanine racemase → MNVPYYRPTVAEINLDAMTDNILFFRNHLPKQVEIMAVVKANAYGHGVIPVVHHLQSIGIRNFAVAFIDEAIQLRKAGVVDRILILGHTPVEAIEEAFRYDIRVTVFTKDVLERINQIGEKLRKPLKVHLKIETGMGRIGVYPEDVNSYYEIIRSSPWIELEGVFTHFATADEKDKGFTRLQYQRFIEAVHLIEKFQEIPIIHISNSAAMIDLPDLPQNMVRLGISLYGMLPSDEVGIRPQQLKPVMTLKTKISFIKKVNPGQTISYGATYKVEKKSIVATIPIGYADGFPRGLSNKGYVLIHGKKAPILGRVCMDQTMVDVTEIPNVKEGDEVVIYGEQQGSVLRMDDHAKLLETINYELATSVGYRIPRVYYKNGQIIKISHYLLGR